One window of Leguminivora glycinivorella isolate SPB_JAAS2020 chromosome 9, LegGlyc_1.1, whole genome shotgun sequence genomic DNA carries:
- the LOC125229670 gene encoding SCY1-like protein 2, with protein MEVFNKFYSSVSNTVSQLSGVLPGNPVTREFEATQFIASAGPGLLWKIYKGYKKSTKQEASIFVFEKKLLDRFTKADRDIMLDTLKRGIVQLTKLRHPQILTVQHSLEESRESLAFATEPVFASLANILGNMENMPQPPPNHLNNYKLYELEIKYGLMQVAEGLAFLHNDVKLLHHNICPESIIVNQQGAWKIFGFDFCIANQSSPGAAPYWPFNEYCQAMHALTQPSLDYLAPEYILSASHSPASDIYSLGMLIYATHSPNHQTLGNIGSDYGKFKRFANELRNLSPSRLSCVADGLREYVKLMLNVTPELRPDPHQFLKIPYFEDVGVKTLNYLDSLFQWDNLQKSQFYKGLPQVIQKMPHRICIYRILPCLTKEFVNAPMVPFVLPNVLLIAENSTKEEFVKYILPVLKPVMLIQDPIQILLIFMQKMELLLKLTPGEEVKTDILPMLYRALESDAQQIQELCLSVLPTFASLIDYPAMKNALLPRIKKLCLGTSYLAVRVNCLLCVGKLLEHLDKWLVLDEIIPFLPQIPSREPAVLMGILGIYKLALSHQKLGITKEVMATKVLPFLMPLCVENGLTLSQFNALISLVKQMIGKVEAEHRAKLEQLNSIQNESKGMEALVNSTTSPDTLVAAPAPASDVEQLFAGLGLQPSAAPPASSLPGGVSLTATSGSLSLEDKQRIAQQQKVAQKINHQPLPTPTPISKPPPSRPVDLTSSLLQSNLNQLAHKPSHTTPNYNPILQSSGASPQYQQYNQQSPSTQFNQIQSPNSQFNQSAGFNPLQSPQYSIQPNYQLQNQNQPFSGPNWPPTAPSGNFDNKWANNQNNQTKMKQDWSAFESLLPTSENGNVKKSDNEMMDLLS; from the exons ATGGAGGTTTTTAATAAGTTCTATTCATCGGTCAGTAATACAGTGTCTCAGTTGTCGGGTGTGCTGCCCGGGAACCCTGTAACACGAGAGTTCGAGGCTACGCAGTTCATCGCCAGCGCTGGCCCTG GTTTACTATGGAAAATTTACAAAGGGTACAAGAAATCCACAAAACAAGAAGCCTCCATATTTGTGTTTGAGAAGAAGTTACTTGACAGGTTCACAAAGGCCGATCGAGACATCATGCTAGACACCTTGAAGCGTGGCATCGTCCAGCTCACTAAACTAAGGCACCCTCAGATCCTAACAGTCCAGCACAGCCTTGAGGAGAGTAGGGAGAGCTTAGCATTCGCCACGGAACCTGTCTTTGCAAGTTTAGCTAACATTCTTGGTAATATGGAGAATATGCCTCAGCCACCGCCTAACCACTTAAACAACTACAAATTATATGAACTAGAGATCAAGTATGGTCTAATGCAAGTTGCAGAGGGATTAGCATTTCTACATAATGATGTAAAATTACTTCATCACAATATTTGTCCAGAATCTATAATAGTAAATCAACAAGGAGCTTGGAAGATATTTGGGTTTGACTTCTGCATTGCTAATCAAAGTTCCCCAGGAGCTGCTCCGTACTGGCCTTTTAACGAGTATTGCCAGGCCATGCATGCACTAACCCAGCCGTCCCTGGACTACCTTGCTCCGGAGTATATTCTCTCAGCCTCACACTCCCCGGCTAGTGACATCTATTCTCTGGGCATGCTGATCTATGCAACACACAGTCCCAACCACCAGACTCTTGGCAACATCGGGAGTGACTATGGAAAGTTTAAGAGGTTTGCCAATGAGTTGAGGAATCTCTCTCCGTCCCGGTTGTCCTGTGTGGCCGACGGGCTCAGGGAGTATGTGAAACTGATGCTTAATGTTACTCCTGAGCTGAGGCCTGATCCACATCAGTTCCTGAAG ATACCATACTTTGAAGATGTTGGAGTTAAAACCCTGAACTACTTAGACTCCTTATTCCAATGGGACAATCTGCAAAAATCTCAATTCTACAAGGGCCTTCCTCAAGTCATTCAAAAGATGCCGCACCGCATCTGCATCTACCGGATCCTGCCATGCCTGACTAAAGAGTTCGTGAACGCTCCCATGGTGCCATTTGTGCTCCCAAATGTATTACTAATCGCTGAGAATTCAACTAAAGAGGAATTCGTAAAGTATATCTTACCGGTATTGAAACCGGTGATGCTAATACAAGACCCCATACAGATACTGTTAATATTCATGCAAAAGATGGAGTTATTGCTAAAACTGACGCCGGGCGAAGAAGTGAAGACAGATATATTACCGATGCTGTACAGGGCCTTGGAATCTGATGCTCAGCAGATCCAGGAGCTATGTTTGTCAGTGCTACCAACATTTGCATCGCTTATTGACTACCCAG CAATGAAGAACGCGCTGCTCCCCCGCATCAAGAAGCTGTGCCTAGGCACGAGCTACCTGGCGGTGCGCGTCAACTGTCTGCTCTGCGTCGGGAAACTTCTGGAACACCTGGACAAGTGGCTGGTGCTTGACGAGATCATCCCCTTCCTGCCGCAGATACCTTCGAGGGAGCCTGCGGTGCTCATGGGGATTCTAG GAATCTACAAGCTCGCCCTAAGCCACCAGAAACTCGGCATCACCAAGGAAGTGATGGCGACCAAGGTCCTGCCGTTCCTCATGCCGCTGTGCGTGGAGAACGGGCTGACGCTGAGCCAGTTCAACGCGCTCATCTCACTTGTCAAACAGATGATCGGGAAGGTGGAGGCGGAACATAGGGCCAAGTTGGAGCAGCTCAACTCTATACAGAACGAGTCCAA AGGAATGGAGGCGCTAGTAAACTCCACGACGTCTCCGGACACGCTAgtggcggcgccggcgccggcgtcCGACGTGGAGCAGCTGTTCGCGGGGCTCGGCCTGCAGCCCTCCGCCGCTCCGCCTGCCAGCTCTCTCCCTGGCGGAGTCTCGCTCACGGCCACGTCGGGGTCGCTCTCACTTGAGGATAAACAGAG AATCGCTCAACAGCAGAAGGTGGCGCAGAAAATCAACCACCAACCGCTCCCCACACCCACGCCTATCTCTAAACCGCCCCCCTCCCGCCCTGTAGACTTAACCTCCTCCCTTTTACAGTCCAACCTCAACCAGCTCGCACACAAACCCTCCCACACTACCCCAAATTACAACCCCATACTGCAATCCTCAGGAGCGTCACCGCAGTACCAACAGTATAACCAACAGTCTCCGAGCACACAGTTTAACCAAATACAGTCTCCAAATTCACAATTTAACCAGTCTGCAGGCTTCAATCCTCTACAGTCTCCACAGTACAGCATACAGCCAAACTACCAGTTACAGAATCAAAATCAGCCATTTTCGGGTCCAAATTGGCCGCCGACCGCGCCCAGTGGGAACTTTGATAACAAGTGGGCGAATAATCAGAACAACCAGACGAAAATGAAGCAGGATTGGTCGGCGTTTGAGTCGCTCCTGCCGACCAGTGAGAACGGGAATGTGAAGAAGAGTGATAATGAAATGATGGATTTGTTAAGTTAG
- the LOC125229674 gene encoding TM2 domain-containing protein CG11103 encodes MMEFILKVAVILFAVIPYSLSESAPVPLEPFNPLGPLVKCSFLPMEFLDCNELVDHKGNQSAKEAMGHGCVKFGGVKYEDVEKAKAQCKPLEGIECYGPRNFLREGFPCVRYSGHYFTTTLIYSILLGFLGMDRFCLGQTGTAVGKLLTLGGLGIWWIVDVVLLITNSLHPEDGSNWNPYV; translated from the coding sequence ATGAtggaatttatattaaaagtgGCTGTAATATTGTTTGCCGTGATACCCTACAGCTTATCAGAGAGCGCACCAGTCCCTTTAGAGCCATTTAATCCTTTAGGACCTCTTGTCAAATGCAGTTTTCTTCCGATGGAGTTCTTGGATTGCAATGAGCTTGTAGACCACAAAGGCAATCAATCAGCTAAAGAGGCGATGGGGCATGGCTGCGTGAAGTTTGGAGGTGTTAAATACGAAGATGTAGAAAAGGCCAAAGCGCAATGTAAGCCGTTGGAAGGCATCGAATGTTATGGTCCAAGGAATTTTCTCCGTGAAGGTTTCCCTTGTGTGCGATACTCTGGGCATTACTTCACTACGACGTTGATCTACAGTATATTGCTAGGGTTCTTGGGTATGGACAGGTTCTGTCTAGGACAGACTGGGACGGCAGTCGGGAAGCTATTGACACTGGGTGGGCTGGGTATTTGGTGGATTGTAGATGTTGTGTTACTGATTACGAACAGTTTGCATCCTGAGGATGGTAGTAATTGGAATCCTTATGTATAG
- the LOC125229484 gene encoding 40S ribosomal protein S13, whose product MGRMHAPGKGISQSALPYRRSVPTWLKLTADDVKEQIFKLGKKGLTPSQIGVMLRDSHGVAQVRFVTGKKILRIMKAMGLAPDLPEDLYYLIKKAVAMRKHLERNRKDKDSKFRLILVESRIHRLARYYKTKSVLPPNWKYESSTASALVA is encoded by the exons ATGGGTCGTATGCACGCACCTGG TAAGGGTATTTCCCAATCGGCACTGCCGTACCGCCGCAGTGTCCCCACGTGGTTGAAACTGACCGCTGATGATGTCAAGGAACAGATCTTCAAACTTGGCAAGAAGGGTCTCACCCCCTCACAGATCG GTGTCATGCTTAGGGATTCACATGGAGTTGCCCAAGTCAGATTCGTCACCGGCAAAAAGATCCTCCGTATCATGAAGGCTATGGGCCTGGCCCCCGACCTACCCGAGGACCTGTACTACCTGATCAAGAAGGCTGTAGCCATGAGGAAGCATTTGGAGCGCAATAG GAAAGACAAGGACAGCAAGTTCCGCCTGATTCTCGTAGAGTCCAGAATCCACAGGCTCGCGCGCTACTACAAGACCAAGAGCGTGCTGCCCCCCAACTGGAAGTACGAGTCCAGCACCGCTTCAGCCCTGGTGGCTTAA
- the LOC125229487 gene encoding NADH dehydrogenase [ubiquinone] 1 beta subcomplex subunit 4 gives MADYGISEKELNLVKQQAARRAELRKQFLMQRTNPFKHASEAGYVFDPAIQKFMSMKVTQYDNFQPNRRTSLFGICAIVIPMFAFGYLVWNDRNTREQKIRSGELVYRDRLFKFT, from the exons ATGGCCGATTACGGCATATCCGAGAAGGAGTTAAACCTCGTTAAACAGCAGGCCGCTAGGCGGGCTGAGTTGAGGAAGCAGTTCTTAATGCAAAGGACCAATCCCTTCAAACATGCCTCAGAGGCTGGTTATGTG TTTGACCCAGCTATCCAGAAGTTTATGTCAATGAAAGTAACCCAGTACGACAATTTCCAACCTAACCGCCGAACAAGTCTGTTTGGTATCTGCGCTATTGTGATCCCGATGTTCGCGTTCGGATACCTGGTGTGGAACGACCGCAACACGCGCGAGCAGAAGATCAGGAGCGGGGAACTCGTGTACAGGGACAGGCTCTTCAAGTTCACATAA
- the LOC125229485 gene encoding uncharacterized protein LOC125229485, whose product MSDGYGFSALECKIIQEQIRRRKCMREEFLKQRSDPYKHAAEAGYVFDKGIQHFMSLKTCQYEYFVASPRTSLFGLLAIVGPMVGFGYLCWNLRESLERDYRCGKIRYRDRIHKLK is encoded by the exons ATGTCTGATGGATATGGATTCTCAGCACTGGAGTGTAAAATTATTCAAGAACAGATAAGACGGAGGAAATGCATGAGAGAAGAGTTTTTGAAACAAAGGAGTGATCCGTACAAGCATGCTGCGGAGGCTGGCTATGTG TTTGACAAAGGCATCCAGCACTTCATGTCCCTAAAGACCTGTCAGTACGAGTACTTCGTGGCGTCTCCTCGAACGTCGCTGTTCGGGCTGCTGGCCATCGTGGGGCCCATGGTGGGCTTCGGGTACCTGTGCTGGAACCTGCGGGAGAGCCTCGAGAGGGACTACCGGTGCGGCAAGATCCGGTATAGGGATAggatacataaattgaaataa
- the LOC125229483 gene encoding trafficking protein particle complex subunit 5 isoform X2, which produces MSSSRSKTSILDKPLSKGKGEVSLALYALLFSEIVQYCQNRSHSIHELQNKLSEIGQDVGARLLDLYFVRERGGKREIKLLNMLLFVKSTLWKVLFGKEADKLEHANDDERTYYIIEKDALVNKFISVPKDKGSLNCATFNAGIIEAVLTRSGFPAKVTAHWHKGTTYMVKFEDSVITRDKSLDDR; this is translated from the exons ATGTCGTCTAGTCGCTCCAAAACCTCTATCCTGGACAAACCTCTCAGTAAAGGGAAAGGGGAAGTTTCACTTGCCCTGTACGCGCTTCTATTCTCCGAAATTGTCCAGTACTGCCAGAATCGTTCACATTCTATACATGAACTTCAGAATAA GTTATCGGAAATAGGTCAAGATGTGGGTGCTCGGCTATTGGACTTGTACTTTGTGCGGGAGCGCGGCGGCAAGCGAGAGATCAAGCTGCTGAACATGCTGCTCTTTGTCAAGTCAACTCTCTGGAAG GTGCTGTTTGGCAAGGAAGCTGACAAGTTAGAACATGCCAATGATGACGAAAGAACTTACTACATCATTGAGAAAGATGCGCTG GTGAACAAGTTCATCAGCGTGCCGAAGGACAAGGGCTCGCTGAACTGCGCCACCTTCAACGCGGGCATCATCGAGGCCGTGCTCACCAGGAGTGGCTTC CCCGCAAAGGTGACGGCCCACTGGCACAAAGGCACCACCTACATGGTGAAGTTTGAAGACTCCGTCATCACGCGCGACAAGTCGCTGGACGACCGATAA
- the LOC125229483 gene encoding trafficking protein particle complex subunit 5 isoform X1, protein MKNSFGHANIQFYGHHSAVRGPGRHHALYCCSSYPPVQREGLMTYMHTSVIFISMLSEIGQDVGARLLDLYFVRERGGKREIKLLNMLLFVKSTLWKVLFGKEADKLEHANDDERTYYIIEKDALVNKFISVPKDKGSLNCATFNAGIIEAVLTRSGFPAKVTAHWHKGTTYMVKFEDSVITRDKSLDDR, encoded by the exons ATGAAGAATTCGTTTGGACATGCGAATATCcaattctacggacatcactcggcagttcgtggtcccggccgccatcatgctttgtactgctgctccagctatcctccagtgcaACGTGAAGGCCTAATGACTTACATGCACACATCGGTGATTTTTATATCTAT GTTATCGGAAATAGGTCAAGATGTGGGTGCTCGGCTATTGGACTTGTACTTTGTGCGGGAGCGCGGCGGCAAGCGAGAGATCAAGCTGCTGAACATGCTGCTCTTTGTCAAGTCAACTCTCTGGAAG GTGCTGTTTGGCAAGGAAGCTGACAAGTTAGAACATGCCAATGATGACGAAAGAACTTACTACATCATTGAGAAAGATGCGCTG GTGAACAAGTTCATCAGCGTGCCGAAGGACAAGGGCTCGCTGAACTGCGCCACCTTCAACGCGGGCATCATCGAGGCCGTGCTCACCAGGAGTGGCTTC CCCGCAAAGGTGACGGCCCACTGGCACAAAGGCACCACCTACATGGTGAAGTTTGAAGACTCCGTCATCACGCGCGACAAGTCGCTGGACGACCGATAA
- the LOC125229745 gene encoding ras-related protein Rab-39B, whose protein sequence is MVDPIFDYQFRLILIGDSTVGKSSLLKYFTDGKFAELSDPTVGVDFFARIIDVQDGTRIKLQLWDTAGQERFRSITKSYYRNSVGALLVYDVCNRSSFEHIPLWMMEAKRHIEPHRPVFALVGCKIDLVGTDNKNGARREVSCEEARMFAEENGLHHVETSAKSGTNVEEAFVLVAQEVYNRIQTGEYKVEDGWDGIKTGFNRPNGMDFNLLEAETVQSTCC, encoded by the exons ATGGTTGATCCAATATTCGACTACCAGTTCAGGCTTATCCTAATCGGAGACAGTACAGTGGGCAAGAGTTCGTTGCTGAAATATTTCACAGATGGAAAGTTCGCAGAG TTGTCGGACCCGACGGTGGGGGTAGATTTCTTCGCTAGAATAATAGACGTGCAAGACGGAACGAGAATTAAATTGCAGCTATGGGACACTGCTGGTCAGGAAAGATTTAGATCTATAACGAAGTCGTATTATAGAAACTCAGTCGGTGCGCTGCTAGTGTACGACGTATGTAACAGATCAAGTTTCGAGCACATACCGCTGTGGATGATGGAGGCCAAGAGGCACATAGAGCCGCACAGGCCAGTGTTTGCCTTAGTGGGGTGTAAAATCGACCTTGTAGGAACAGACAACAAGAACGGTGCTAGAAGGGAAGTGTCTTGTGAAGAAGCCAGAATGTTTGCTGAGGAAAATG GTCTTCACCATGTAGAGACATCAGCAAAGTCAGGCACAAATGTAGAAGAAGCCTTCGTACTTGTGGCGCAAGAAGTGTACAACCGCATCCAGACAGGAGAATACAAGGTGGAGGATGGCTGGGACGGAATCAAGACGGGATTCAACCGGCCCAACGGGATGGACTTCAACCTCCTCGAGGCCGAAACCGTCCAGTCAACTTGCTGTTAG
- the LOC125229323 gene encoding THAP domain-containing protein 1-like isoform X1 has protein sequence MSFAQAIAKMKDTVNEFNENKGKSTPIAMVAPEVKQSAEADTEITKTCAVLGCDDSKNMNDESFFRFPEDPQLRQVWTDLTGRNNWTPTDFSYICIQHFSVDCFHCNANDDMVLNSKAVPSQKLPHHVLEVEYIDEETLDNEDDYEMDSQDEDRDSQDEHKPKFNNISHSKPTNGHDNVELLRLFTEVQKMQRQAVGLRDKLKYNMRIHNRQNKRLQRLKQIIETKKNILNQKRKKKSRILLTLQDKIKEDKNGLVLAMPTRHTDDLKNFALSIYKYSPQAYIYIRNTLRTMLPSTDVLETWVDAGYTPKNVMTNSNMIKVNCEQTDKELSCKVTLG, from the exons ATGAGTTTTGCCCAAGCAATTGCTAAAATGAAGGATACTGTCAATGAATTCAATGAAAATAAAGGAAAATCTACGCCTATCG CCATGGTGGCCCCTGAGGTGAAGCAGAGTGCGGAGGCCGACACGGAGATCACCAAAACCTGTGCAGTCCTCGGCTGTGATGACTCTAAGAACATGAATGATGAGTCTTTTTTCAG GTTTCCAGAAGACCCTCAACTCCGACAAGTCTGGACAGACCTAACAGGCCGGAACAACTGGACGCCCACCGACTTCTCGTACATCTGCATCCAGCACTTCTCGGTGGACTGCTTCCACTGCAATGCCAACGATGACATGGTGCTGAACAGCAAAGCGGTGCCATCACAGAAGCTCCCTCATCATGTTCTTGAG GTGGAGTACATAGATGAAGAAACGCTAGACAATGAAGATGACTACGAAATGGACTCCCAAGACGAAGACAGAGACTCCCAGGACGAACACAAACCCAAATTCAACAACATATCACACTCCAAGCCAACCAACGGACATGACAATGTCGAGCTCCTTCGACTCTTCACGGAGGTCCAGAAGATGCAGCGGCAAGCCGTCGGCCTCCGAGACAAACTCAAATACAACATGAGAATACATAACAGACAAAACAAAAGACTACAAAGACTAAAGCAAATCATAGAAACTAAAAAGAACATACTCAATCAGAAACGGAAGAAAAAGTCACGGATACTACTAACTTTACAAGACAAAATTAAAGAGGATAAGAACGGTTTAGTTTTAGCTATGCCCACTAGGCATACGGATGATTTGAAGAACTTTGCACTTAGTATTTACAAATATTCCCCACAGGCATACATTTACATTAGGAACACACTGCGAACTATGTTACCGAGCACAGACGTGCTAGAGACGTGGGTGGACGCAGGGTACACGCCTAAAAACGTGATGACGAATAGTAATATGATTAAAGTTAATTGTGAACAAACTGATAAAGAACTGAGCTGCAAAGTTACGTTAGGATGA
- the LOC125229323 gene encoding THAP domain-containing protein 1-like isoform X2 — protein MVAPEVKQSAEADTEITKTCAVLGCDDSKNMNDESFFRFPEDPQLRQVWTDLTGRNNWTPTDFSYICIQHFSVDCFHCNANDDMVLNSKAVPSQKLPHHVLEVEYIDEETLDNEDDYEMDSQDEDRDSQDEHKPKFNNISHSKPTNGHDNVELLRLFTEVQKMQRQAVGLRDKLKYNMRIHNRQNKRLQRLKQIIETKKNILNQKRKKKSRILLTLQDKIKEDKNGLVLAMPTRHTDDLKNFALSIYKYSPQAYIYIRNTLRTMLPSTDVLETWVDAGYTPKNVMTNSNMIKVNCEQTDKELSCKVTLG, from the exons ATGGTGGCCCCTGAGGTGAAGCAGAGTGCGGAGGCCGACACGGAGATCACCAAAACCTGTGCAGTCCTCGGCTGTGATGACTCTAAGAACATGAATGATGAGTCTTTTTTCAG GTTTCCAGAAGACCCTCAACTCCGACAAGTCTGGACAGACCTAACAGGCCGGAACAACTGGACGCCCACCGACTTCTCGTACATCTGCATCCAGCACTTCTCGGTGGACTGCTTCCACTGCAATGCCAACGATGACATGGTGCTGAACAGCAAAGCGGTGCCATCACAGAAGCTCCCTCATCATGTTCTTGAG GTGGAGTACATAGATGAAGAAACGCTAGACAATGAAGATGACTACGAAATGGACTCCCAAGACGAAGACAGAGACTCCCAGGACGAACACAAACCCAAATTCAACAACATATCACACTCCAAGCCAACCAACGGACATGACAATGTCGAGCTCCTTCGACTCTTCACGGAGGTCCAGAAGATGCAGCGGCAAGCCGTCGGCCTCCGAGACAAACTCAAATACAACATGAGAATACATAACAGACAAAACAAAAGACTACAAAGACTAAAGCAAATCATAGAAACTAAAAAGAACATACTCAATCAGAAACGGAAGAAAAAGTCACGGATACTACTAACTTTACAAGACAAAATTAAAGAGGATAAGAACGGTTTAGTTTTAGCTATGCCCACTAGGCATACGGATGATTTGAAGAACTTTGCACTTAGTATTTACAAATATTCCCCACAGGCATACATTTACATTAGGAACACACTGCGAACTATGTTACCGAGCACAGACGTGCTAGAGACGTGGGTGGACGCAGGGTACACGCCTAAAAACGTGATGACGAATAGTAATATGATTAAAGTTAATTGTGAACAAACTGATAAAGAACTGAGCTGCAAAGTTACGTTAGGATGA